Part of the Candidatus Zixiibacteriota bacterium genome, CGGTACGAGGCATAAAGGTCAACACTGCTGTTCACTGGAAAGCGAAGCGAGTTCTCGGAACTGCGCTTTTCATTGTAGTACCAGGCTTCACGCCAGAAGAACTGGTTCGATTCATAGGGGGGATAAGGATAGCCGGTGTGGTACTGCCAGCGTATACCGCACCCGAGCTTCGAACCGGCGCTGTAGTCGAGCTGAAGGGTCCAGCGATGACGGGCATCCAGATCGTAGGGTACCGTCAGGCCGGACTCGGACTTTTTGCTCTTGCTCCAGGCGTACGAGAAATACGGCAGCAAGTTGCGCCAGATCGGTTTCTCCGGCTGAAAGCCCAGATAGACGCTCGTTGCAACAACTCTTCCGGTTGAGTGCATCATCAGGAATCGGGGATCCAGTTGATAGGTCTGTCCATCGAAGCTCCCGATATGAAGGAAATCGGGAATCAGGCTCGGCACGTTGGTAATGACCTTGTGCGTCGTTTCGAAACGAAACGACAATCGGGTAACCGAAGCTGAGAGTAATGTTGTCCTGACCGGAATCATATTGGGCAGCGCCTGCCGGATCGGTACCTGGTATGATTCCAGAACGCCTGAGAGCGGGGTCTCAAAGTACCGCCCGGCCATCACGTTGATTGAGACTCCCCTGCCGGCGTCGAAGAGGACAGAATGGCGGGAGGCAACCGTCGTAGAACGTGACAGACTGCCGAAGTCCTCTATCCGGACACCGTTGAACAGCCGGATTCGTCCGTAACGCCAGAGGGCCGAGGAGTAGCAGGAGTAATTGGTAAGTTCGACTGAGCTGTGGTACCGACCGTATATTGAATCGAGTTCCATTTGATAGTAATAGAATCGGTTGCTGTTGGCGAATGGGGAAAGGAGATTCCACTCTCGCTGTGTCATATCGGTACTGACATAGGGGCTCCAGGATACCTGCCAGCCCGATGCTAATTGAAGCGACGATACACTCGAACGAGCTTCTATGCTCGCGCGGATCGCTCTGCTTCGTTCCGTGAGGTTCACATAAATATCATCCGGCCCTGAGCCTCCTTCGGCTTCGGCCCGATAGTGTCGGTGGGAATCCATCAAGGAAGTAGTTGCGATCACTTCAATGGAGCCGGTCTCGGACCGAAGCGTGAGGCCGGCGTACTGCTCAGAAGCTCGCTGATAGGACAACACCATTTTTCGAACAAAGTTGCCCGTTTCATATCCAACCGGATATTCGAGATCATCCCATGAATAGTAGCTATCGAACAGCAGAGTCGTGTGGCTCTTCAATCTGATACCGGATGAGACCATCACGTCCTGGAAAGTCGGTGTTGGAATGACCTGGCGACTGGAGCCGATATTCACGCTCTGACCAAGTTCATCGATGACCGACCGCCGGATAGTGCCCGCGCTGAATACCTGCTCCGTACCAATCGCGAATCTGGCCGTTGCCTCGACAAGAGAGGCAGTCAGTTCC contains:
- a CDS encoding TonB-dependent receptor, translated to MMAPGRLLAATSLYLTAASILTCCPSLCASEVCTLYGRITDTTGVPVVAASVRVVSENGDTMTVATNSSGEYRLSFPVHSEYLAEVRVSSVGFRTITNWIRLRPGLIRQDFASEPTAVQLRGIEVSSRTEPRDGILLVNGQQMTRAAMQSVLPTNPVAAVLTQQVSRIGSNHSSAFRVDGSAPQYLLNNVPLGTDPAHFTLFSHIPSMALDHLELSTHGMNPAYGSSAVVNLITPVEFERHRKGELTASLVEATARFAIGTEQVFSAGTIRRSVIDELGQSVNIGSSRQVIPTPTFQDVMVSSGIRLKSHTTLLFDSYYSWDDLEYPVGYETGNFVRKMVLSYQRASEQYAGLTLRSETGSIEVIATTSLMDSHRHYRAEAEGGSGPDDIYVNLTERSRAIRASIEARSSVSSLQLASGWQVSWSPYVSTDMTQREWNLLSPFANSNRFYYYQMELDSIYGRYHSSVELTNYSCYSSALWRYGRIRLFNGVRIEDFGSLSRSTTVASRHSVLFDAGRGVSINVMAGRYFETPLSGVLESYQVPIRQALPNMIPVRTTLLSASVTRLSFRFETTHKVITNVPSLIPDFLHIGSFDGQTYQLDPRFLMMHSTGRVVATSVYLGFQPEKPIWRNLLPYFSYAWSKSKKSESGLTVPYDLDARHRWTLQLDYSAGSKLGCGIRWQYHTGYPYPPYESNQFFWREAWYYNEKRSSENSLRFPVNSSVDLYASYRFNRLELFATITNITNRANAMIDSPSGYIYDAGLLPNLGLRYQF